In one Pseudomonas tensinigenes genomic region, the following are encoded:
- a CDS encoding TonB-dependent receptor translates to MFSIKQQLPRLTLAAALALGVSPLAAVAQESAAAVFTFDIASGPLDEVLLGISRQSGVPISFSQELVQGKRSAAVRGALGGRQAVEKALLGSDLQVEQSAQGLTVRAADAPAKVTAVAPVTSADYRMEKVTVTGSRIARAQSDGATPVNVITHEEMEARGYKNVYDALATQTQNTGMTQGEDYGNTWQPAASALNLRGLGPNHTLVLINGRRVADYPTPYDGKVNFTNLANIPSAVIERIEILSSGASAIYGSDAIAGVVNIILKDKINGVDVNLKGGTSERGGGDNQRLQISGGGSWGDFDGLFGLELTNRDPIWADDRGFMQNGPLADVGYRRDLSNSRYLGPGCGAYQGTFDNKLVNSGGRCRTDQMYNDYWTVQTQKENYDGYTRGTWHFSDSGQVFADLMYGLDHIQNNTRGPTFTSPDFINQNSGNLERWYRRFGEEEIGGRTSNNSKWRDTSWTGTLGLSDKIADTGWSYDLAANRSEYRSVRTTRYTPLSSIQGFYLGPQLGVSGGYPVFAPDASRLDRPLTPQEWQQFRGNLTQSSKSVSTSYNASVNGDLFDLPAGPVGFAGVLEAGKQEYRVDPDDGLNDGTFYGVSPQQSSGGSRKRYAAGGEFSIPVTDTLLATAAGRWDQYKFSGRTEQQKTYNLGLEWRPVTSLLLRGSYGTSFRAPDLNYIYQSDSNGYYPAQIDYYGCSQGVEGACDRGRVDYTQSGTANLESERGKSWTYGFVWSPSRNFDFSTDFWRVEIDDLLTTVDENRLLQQENECRNGTQDINSANCQSTLARIDRNAGNAAVDPNQLNRVRVNAINAASERVSGLDFKSNIRWGAGQYGAFSSALGYTLVLSHYYKESEEAPTQDWRTSRTNYDWRSKVNASLTWDYQKATATLMGIRYGSVTNGAGDGRLSPWTVFNASARYKLNDRASVGLTVNNVLNQVKHDDSAGWPYYPTGNYDPYGRQWWLDVSYHFGG, encoded by the coding sequence ATGTTCTCAATCAAACAACAATTACCTCGATTGACCCTCGCCGCTGCCTTGGCGCTGGGCGTCAGTCCATTGGCGGCGGTGGCCCAGGAATCGGCAGCGGCGGTGTTCACTTTCGACATCGCCAGCGGACCGCTCGATGAAGTGCTGCTGGGCATCTCGCGGCAGAGCGGTGTGCCGATTTCCTTCAGCCAAGAACTGGTGCAGGGCAAGCGCAGCGCGGCGGTGCGCGGCGCGTTGGGTGGCCGGCAGGCAGTCGAAAAAGCCTTGCTCGGCAGCGACCTGCAAGTCGAGCAAAGCGCTCAGGGCCTGACCGTTCGCGCAGCCGATGCGCCGGCGAAAGTCACTGCCGTGGCACCGGTCACCAGCGCCGATTACCGCATGGAAAAAGTCACCGTGACCGGTTCGCGCATCGCCCGCGCGCAGAGCGATGGCGCCACGCCGGTCAACGTCATCACCCACGAGGAAATGGAAGCGCGCGGCTACAAAAACGTCTACGACGCCCTTGCGACGCAGACGCAAAACACCGGCATGACCCAAGGCGAAGATTACGGCAACACCTGGCAACCGGCGGCCAGCGCGCTCAACCTGCGCGGCCTCGGCCCGAACCATACGCTGGTGCTGATCAATGGCCGTCGCGTGGCCGACTACCCGACGCCGTACGACGGCAAGGTCAACTTCACCAACCTGGCGAACATTCCGTCGGCGGTCATCGAACGCATCGAAATTCTCAGCAGCGGCGCCTCGGCGATTTACGGCTCGGACGCGATCGCCGGGGTGGTCAACATCATCCTCAAGGACAAGATCAACGGCGTCGACGTCAACCTCAAGGGCGGCACCAGTGAGCGCGGCGGCGGTGACAACCAGCGTTTGCAGATCAGCGGCGGCGGCAGTTGGGGGGATTTTGACGGTTTGTTCGGTCTGGAGCTGACCAACCGTGATCCGATCTGGGCCGATGACCGTGGCTTTATGCAAAACGGCCCGTTGGCGGACGTCGGTTACCGCCGCGACCTGAGCAACAGTCGTTATCTGGGACCGGGTTGCGGTGCTTATCAGGGCACCTTCGACAATAAACTGGTCAACAGCGGCGGGCGCTGCCGCACCGACCAGATGTACAACGATTACTGGACCGTGCAGACCCAGAAGGAAAACTACGACGGCTACACCCGTGGCACCTGGCATTTCAGCGACAGCGGTCAGGTCTTCGCCGATTTGATGTACGGCCTCGACCATATCCAGAACAACACGCGCGGGCCGACCTTCACCTCGCCGGATTTCATCAATCAGAACAGCGGCAATCTGGAGCGCTGGTATCGACGCTTCGGTGAAGAGGAAATCGGTGGTCGCACCAGCAACAACAGCAAGTGGCGCGACACCTCGTGGACCGGCACCCTCGGCCTCTCGGACAAGATCGCCGACACTGGCTGGAGTTACGATCTGGCGGCCAACCGCTCGGAATATCGCAGCGTCAGGACCACGCGCTACACGCCACTGTCTTCGATTCAGGGCTTTTACCTCGGCCCGCAACTCGGTGTCAGCGGCGGTTATCCGGTGTTCGCCCCGGATGCTTCACGGCTCGACCGGCCGCTGACGCCGCAGGAGTGGCAGCAGTTTCGCGGCAACCTCACCCAGAGCAGCAAATCGGTGTCGACCAGTTACAACGCTTCGGTCAACGGTGATCTGTTCGACTTGCCGGCCGGCCCGGTGGGCTTCGCCGGAGTACTGGAAGCGGGCAAACAGGAATACCGCGTCGACCCGGATGACGGCCTCAACGACGGCACGTTTTACGGCGTGAGCCCACAACAAAGTTCCGGTGGTTCGCGCAAGCGCTATGCGGCGGGTGGCGAGTTCAGCATTCCGGTCACCGATACGTTGTTGGCGACTGCCGCCGGACGCTGGGACCAATACAAATTCAGCGGCCGCACCGAGCAGCAGAAAACCTACAACCTGGGACTGGAATGGCGCCCGGTCACCAGCCTGTTGCTGCGCGGCAGTTACGGCACCAGTTTCCGTGCGCCGGACCTGAACTACATCTATCAGTCCGACAGCAACGGCTACTACCCGGCGCAGATCGATTACTACGGTTGCAGCCAGGGTGTGGAAGGCGCGTGTGATCGTGGGCGGGTCGATTACACCCAGAGCGGTACGGCGAATCTGGAGTCTGAACGCGGCAAATCGTGGACCTACGGCTTTGTCTGGTCGCCGTCGCGCAACTTCGATTTCTCCACGGATTTCTGGCGTGTCGAGATCGACGATCTGCTGACCACCGTAGATGAAAACCGCTTGTTGCAACAAGAGAACGAGTGCCGCAACGGTACGCAGGACATCAATTCGGCCAATTGCCAGTCGACCCTGGCGCGCATCGATCGCAACGCCGGCAATGCCGCAGTCGATCCGAACCAGTTGAACCGCGTGCGAGTCAACGCGATCAACGCCGCCAGCGAGCGGGTCAGTGGTCTGGATTTCAAGAGCAACATCCGCTGGGGCGCCGGGCAGTACGGCGCGTTCAGTTCGGCGCTGGGTTACACCCTGGTGCTTTCGCATTACTACAAGGAATCTGAGGAAGCGCCGACGCAAGACTGGCGTACTTCACGCACCAATTACGACTGGCGCAGCAAGGTCAACGCCAGCCTGACCTGGGATTATCAGAAAGCCACGGCGACGCTGATGGGCATTCGCTACGGCTCGGTCACCAATGGCGCGGGAGACGGGCGTCTGTCGCCGTGGACGGTGTTCAACGCCAGTGCGCGTTACAAACTCAATGACCGGGCAAGTGTCGGTCTGACCGTGAACAACGTGCTCAATCAGGTCAAACACGATGATTCAGCGGGGTGGCCGTATTACCCGACCGGCAACTATGACCCGTACGGGCGGCAATGGTGGTTGGACGTGAGTTATCACTTCGGCGGCTGA
- a CDS encoding antitoxin Xre/MbcA/ParS toxin-binding domain-containing protein: MPTAKVPRLTGLKKVAGKPVDLLVHGQDLGDDAMLIVRLTEEGFELSDVVNMLSTSEMYLCEDMVKRITGRSVRTVQRLLKEGKSIRLDSQQSVVAYQYALVLEMATRAFGGLPQAEVWMQKSTPYLNGYVPLELTHHPLGFQMVEQYLCRLLYGGYP; encoded by the coding sequence ATGCCCACAGCAAAAGTGCCCCGGCTGACGGGGCTGAAGAAGGTCGCGGGCAAGCCTGTCGATTTGCTCGTGCATGGCCAGGACCTCGGTGACGACGCCATGCTGATTGTCCGCCTTACCGAGGAGGGCTTTGAGCTGAGCGACGTCGTCAACATGCTTTCGACTTCCGAAATGTACCTGTGCGAAGACATGGTCAAACGCATCACCGGCCGGTCTGTCAGAACCGTGCAGCGGCTGTTGAAGGAAGGCAAATCGATACGGCTTGACTCGCAGCAGAGTGTTGTCGCCTACCAATATGCGCTGGTGCTGGAGATGGCCACTCGTGCGTTCGGGGGGCTGCCACAGGCGGAGGTATGGATGCAGAAATCCACCCCTTACCTTAACGGCTACGTGCCGTTGGAACTGACCCACCATCCGCTCGGTTTCCAGATGGTCGAGCAATACTTGTGTCGGCTCCTGTACGGGGGTTACCCATGA